In the Clostridium gelidum genome, CCAATATGTAGGTTTTGATGCCATTTGAGGATTATTATTTGATAAAATATCCTTTACACAATATGCTGGTGGAAATTTCAAATCATGTATATCATTTATAAGTTCTTTCCATTTTGTATTATTCATTATCGAAAAATATCCATTATTCTCTACATACTCTTTGACTTTACGTTTTTGTTTTTCTATTTGTTTAATGACTTCTTCACTTTTAGTCATAACATCCTCCTTATTAACCAAGAAAATATAAATAATCCATGTGTATATATTACACAATTATTTACTATTATGTATCATTCCATACACATATTATATTATAACTAAATTTATTTATAGAATAGAACTGTAAAAAAATATTGTTATAAACTACCTTGTTTAACAGAGTTAAAATTAACAGTTATCGAAATCTTTTTTATTTAAATATATATAAATATTCATTAGCTTTTTCCACAATATATATATTAAAAATCCATTAAATTTTATAAAAAATTAAAAATTTCCAGCACGTTTTTAACCTGGCTTGTACAAATTTACTCCCTTTTTTGCCCCTTATTGCCCCCCACAAATGAGTATTAGCTAGTACACGGTAACATCACCACACTGGAGAATGGCTATATAGGCCATTTTAAAGGGTAGCTTGTCTTTTAAAATAAAAAAAGCCGTAGTACAACGTACTACGACCTTTGTGGCAGGGGCACTAGGATTCGAACCTAGAATCAATGGTTTTGGAGACCACTACTCTACCGTTGAGCCATACCCCTAAGACATTTAGTATTGTATCATGCATTTGTAGTTAATGTCAATAAGTATAATTTTCAAATTCATGAAATCTTAAAATTGAATTTATTATAATGAAACAATGTCT is a window encoding:
- a CDS encoding DUF6678 family protein; the protein is MTKSEEVIKQIEKQKRKVKEYVENNGYFSIMNNTKWKELINDIHDLKFPPAYCVKDILSNNNPQMASKPTYWGDWALELLYPCFWIEWMEIAPYYYKHRGKLIEDELIDETKEVLEILERNNIPYELNGKNILIYGYKK